The DNA window CTGATCCGGCAAGGCATGGTACTGTCCGAAGTGGCCCAGGTCACGGGCTTTGCCGATCAATCCCATTTCAGCAACACGTTCAAGCTCTATACCGCAGCCACGCCGGGGCAGTACGCGCTTCTGCCCTGAGGCTTTCCGGTCCGCTCATCTTCATCAATTCAGGAGCCTGCATGAAATCCGAATCCCTTTCCATGACCGCCGTAAGCCCCATCGCCCTTCTGCCTCGTCTGGCCGTGCTGGGTGCGGTGGTGCTCTGGGGGGCATCCTTCTCGACCATGCGCATCGCCCTGCAGGACCTGCATCCGATGAGCGTGATGTGGCTGCGCATGATCATCGCCCTTGCGTGCATCCTGCCGCTGTACCGGACGGTGAGCCTGTCCGCATACCGCAAGGGCGACTGGAAACTGCTCCTGGCCGCCGTCGTTTTTCAGCCCTGCCTCTACTTCTGGCTCGAATCCGCGGCCCTTGGCCTGACCAGTTCGGCCCAGGCCGGGATCATCTCCGCCTCTGTCCCCCTGCTCGTGGCCGTGGCCGCCTGGATGATCCTCAAAGAGCCCCTGAGCACGCGCGTCGTCGGCGGCCTGCTTCTCTCCGTGGCGGGTGTCGCGGTCCTGACCCTCGGCGGGGAAGCCACCGTGTCCGCCCCTTCTCCGCTTCTTGGCAACAGCATGGAATTTCTGGCCATGGTCTGCGCGGCCGCGAACATGATCATCATCCGCATTCTGGGCAGGCGCTATGACGCCTGGACGCTGACGGTCATGCAGGTCGTCACGGGCTGTCTTTTCTTTTCACCGGGCATCGTTCACCTGCTGGATGTTCCGGCGGGCACTTTCGACATGCAGCTGATCCTGATCCTCGTCTTTCTCGGCGCGGGCGTGACACTGGGCGCTTTTTCCCTCTACAACTGGGCCATCACCCGCATGCCCGCGAGCACGGCCTCGGCGCACATCAATCTCATTCCCGTGGTCGCGGTGGGTTGCGGATTCGCCTTTCTGGGCGAAACCATGAACCCGTTGCAGATGGCCGCGGCCTGCGTGGTCCTCTTCTCGGTCCTCATGACCCAGAAATCGTAGGGGCGGCCCTACGTGGCCGCCCTCTTAACACACCATAAAAACGCCAGCCGCAGGAACCAAAAAAAGGGGCAGGCACAAAAGGCCTGCCCCTAAGATTGGGCGGTGTGGCAACGCATCGTTCAATGAACCATATCGTGCCGTGGTGGGCGGTGTGGCGACGCATCGTTCAATGGACCACACCATTTCCGTAGGGGCGGCCCTGCGTGGCCGCCCTCTTGATCAACGATCCTTCATCGGTATGTAATCCCGGATGTTCGGCCCCACGTAAACCTGGCGAGGGCGATGGATGCGGGTGTTCTCTTCCAGATGCTGTTCGTGCCAGTGCGCGATCCAGCCCGGCAGGCGGCCGATGGCGAACATGACCGGGAACATGTTCACCGGGATGTTCAGGGCGCGCAGGATCAGCCCGGAATAGAAGTCCACGTTGGGATAGAGCTTACGCGAAACGAAATAATCGTCATGCAGCGCGATCTCTTCAAGTTCCTGGGCGATGTCGAGGAACGGGTCCTTGATGTGCAGGGAGGCCAGCAGGTTCGTGGCGCATTCCTTCAGGACCTTGGCCCGGGGGTCGAAGTTCTTGTAGACCCTGTGCCCAAAGCCCATGAGCCTGAATTCCTTGCGTTTGACCTTCTCGATGCACTCCTTGACCGTGAGATCCCCGTCGCGGATGTTTTCAAGCGTGTGCACCACGGCGGAGTTGGCCCCTCCGTGCAACCGGCCCCACAGGGCGCAGATTCCGGCGGAAACCGAGGCAAAAAGGTTGGCTTCGCTCGATCCGACCATGCGCACCGTGGAGCAGGAACAATTCTGCTCGTGATCGGCGTGCACCATCAGGAACTGCGACAGGGCCTTCTGCGCTTCGGGAGTGGGCACGTGCTCCTTGTAAGGCACGGAGAACATCATGTGCAGAAAGTTTTCGCAGTAGGAGCGGCTGGGGTCCGGGTAGATGATGGGCAGCCCTGCGGACTTGCGATAACTGAAAGCCGCGATGGTGCGCACCTTGCTGACGAGCTTGGCCACGGCCTTGCGAAACACGGCTTCGGTCTGGATGTCCAGCAGATCAGGGTTGTAGGCCCCCAGGGAATTGATGACCGCCGAGAGGATGGCCATGGGATGCCCGTTGGGTGGAAAACCTTCGAAGTGGTGCATGAGATCCTCATGCAGCAGTGCCGTATCGCCGAGCATGGTCCGGAAGGCGGCCCGTTCCTCGCGGGTCGGCAGTTCGCCGAAAACGAGGAGCATGACCGTTTCCACAAAGGAACTCTGCCTGGCCAACTGCTCGATGGGGTAGCCGCGATAACGCAGAATTCCCTTCTCTCCGTCCACGAAGCTGATTGCGCTGTAACATGATCCGGTATTGGCGTAGCCTTGGTCCAGGGTGATGACCCCGGCCTGGCTGCGCAGACAGCTCACGTCCACCGCGACTTCGCCCTCGGTGCCGCGCACGATGGGCAGCTCGTAGGACTTGCCGTCAATGGTCAAAGTGGCTGTATCTTTTTTTTGCATGAATCCTCCTGCAATCTTTCCCCTCGCCAGGAAAAAGACCAGTCTTGAACACGTTCCGAGCCTGTCCTCGCTCAGGCGGGGACAGGCTCGTGCTCGTAAAGAAATCGTTTAACGGAAATCGATTGAATTATCCAGATGTCCCGAGGCGCTGAAAAAACGGGAATATTTCAACTTCCGGGTTCCCACTCCCAGAGGGGAAGGCGCATTTCGACCAGCTCCTCCTCGTAGTTATGGGATATGGTCAGGCCAAACCGTTTGGCAAGGCCGATCATGCCCTTGTTGCGGGGCATGGTCTGGCCTTCGAGGTAGCGGGTTCCGCGTCCCTTGCAGTAGCGGATCATCTTTTCGAACAGCACCGAGCCAAGGCCGGTTCCCTTCATGTCCGCGCTGATGATTATGGCGAATTCGGCCGACGAATTGTCGGGTTTGGTGGATGTGCGCACCACGCCGAGCGTCCTTGGCACCCCGTCGACATTCTGCGTGGCGATGAAGGCCATCTCGCGGTCGTAGTCGATCTGGGTGAATTTGGGCATGTCGCTCAGGACGAAGTTCTGGATCAGGCCGAAGAAGCGCAGCCGCAGGTCTTCCTCGGGCAATTTGTGGATGAAATCGAGGTGGGCCTGGGCGTCCTCGGGGCGAATGGGCCGCAGGAGGACCTGCTCGCCGTTTTTCAGGCGCACGCACTCTTCAAGCTCGCGCGGGTATGGACGGATGGCCAGCCTTTCCGGGCCCGAGACCTGCGTGGGCTGAATCCAGATCCGGGCGCCCAGCGCCAGCACTCCAAGGTCGTCGGCAAAGATCGGGTTCATTTCAAGAGTCACGATCTGGGGCAGGTCTATGACCATCTGACTGATCTGGATGAGGGCCAGGCAGATGTCGTCGATGTCCGCCGCAGCCTGCCGCCTTGAGCCCTGCAGAAGTTTATAGATGCGGGTGCGGGAGATGAGTTCCTTGGCCAGGCCCATGTTCAGCGGAGGCAGGGTCACGGAGTGGTCGTTGATGACCGGCGCGGAGACGCCGCCGTGGCCGAAGCGCAGCACCGGACCGAAGATCTTGTCCGTGAAGACGGAAATGAAAAGCTCGTGGGCGCCGGGCCTGCGGCCCATCTTCTGGACGGTGAAGCCCTCGATGTAGGCGTTAGGGACCTGGGCATGGACGCGCGCGGACATGTTGGCGGCCGCTTCGAAAACCAGATCGGGCGTGGTCAGGTCCAGGGCGATGCCGCCAATGTCGAAAGGCTGACTGATCTGAGGCGAACGGATCTTGAGCGCCACCGGAAAGCCGATCTCGGATGCCGCCTCCACGGCCTGCATGGCCGACTTGCAGATCTTGGTCTCGACCACGGGCACACCGTAGGCCGCCAGGACCTGACGCGATTCGTCCTCGGTGAGGTGGTTGCGGCCATCTTCGAGGGCGTCCTTGATGATCTTCAGGGCGTGTTCGGTATCCGGAAAAAAGTCCGCCGGCAGCGAATCCGGGGTCTGCATCAGGATTTTTTGCGTGCGCTTGTAGCGCAGCATGTGCAGGTAGGCCATGATGGCCTTGCCCGGACGGTCGAAAACCGGAATGGCCGCCTCCTCGAAGACGTCCTTGGTGTCGCGCACCGTCTCCTCGCCCAGCCAGTTGGCGAGCACGAGGCAACGGCTGGTCTTGGCGACCTGGGTCACGGCCTGGGCGATTTCAAGGCTGGAAGTGCCCTGAAACGGAACATGCAGAATGAGCACGCAGCCGACATCCGCCGCGCGGACCAGAACGCTCAGGACCCGGGCGTAGGTGTCGGGCGTGGCATTGTAGGGCAGGGTCACGGGGTTGTCGGAGCAGCGCTCATGGCCCAGGATCTCCTCCAGCTTGAGCTGGGTTTCCTCGGTGATGGAGGCGAGCTCTCCCCCGCCGTTGGTCAGGGTGTCGGCGGCCAGCAGTCCGATGCTCTGTCCGTTGGTCATGATGGCCAGGCCGTTGCCGCGCAGCGGCTTGTAGTTGGCCAGGGTGCGCGCGCCCTCGAACAGGGAGTCGATGTCGTCCACGCGGACCATGCCTGCCCGGCGGAAGGCGGCGTCGTAGATCTGATCCTGATCCATCTCCGTGAGTTCGCTGGCTGCGTCGCGCAGGTCGCAGGGCAGACGGCGCGGACGGATGACCAGAATGGGCTTGTTGCGGGCGCTGGCCCGGGTCGCGGACATGAAGCGGCGTGCGTCCTGGATGTTTTCAACATAGAGCAGGATGGCCTTGGTGGCCGGATCGGACCCAAGATAGTCGAGCACGCAGCTGAAATCCACGTCCAGCTGGCGGCCAAGCGAAATGCAGTGGGAAAAGCCGACGTTGTTGGTCTTGGCCCAGTCCAGAACCGATTCGAAGAGGCTGTCGGACTGGGTCACAAAGGCGATGCGTCCCTCCTTGGCCCCCACCCGGGACAGGCTCGCGTTGACTCCGCTCGCCGGGACGATCATGCCCAGGCTGCCCGGGCCGAGCACGCGGATGTCTTTCTCTCGCAGCACGGTGCGGATCTTTTCGTCCATTTGCGCTCGCTCTTTGGCTTCAAGCAAGGCATAACCAGGGTCCATGATCACGGCTACGTGGGTGCCGCTGTCGGCCAGTTCGACGAGACGATCCGGGATTTCGTGCGCGGGAGAGCAGATGATGGCCATGTCCGGCGTCAGCGGCAGGGAAGCCACGTCAACATATGAAAGGACGCCGAAAATGGCCTCCTGCGCTCCGGAAACAGGCAGCACTGGTCCGAGGAACTTGCCGGACATGAGGTTGCGCATGAGGATGGCGCTGACTGAATTCGGATCGCGGGACGCACCGATGATGGCCAGGGAATTGGGCTTGAACAACAGATCCAGGTGTTTGACGCTCATCGTCCGAAAAGCTCCGTTTACCGACATGAAGGTGGTGGCGTTTCCGTTAACCGCCAATATCAGCCATTTACCAGAAAAGGGGGGAAAACAAAATTCATTTCTTCTACACACTATTGCCAGATGAAGTCCTCGACAAGGACACCGCCTATTCAACAGTAAAGGAGGAATCACCATGACACCTGACAATATCCAGAGCCTGCAGCACGAACAGCGCCTCTTCACCCCACCCGCCGCCAAGCGCGCCCATATCCCCGACATGGCCACCTACGAGGAGCACTATCGCCGCGCCGACCAGGATCCCGAAGGCTACTGGGCCGACCGCGCCAAGGAACTTCTCAGCTGGAGCAAGCCCTGGGACAAGGTCATGGACTGCGATTTCAACATTCCGAAAATCAACTGGTTCGTGAACGGCAAGCTCAACGTCAGCTACAACTGTCTCGACCGGCACGTGGAGAACGGCCTGGGCGACAAGACCGCCATCATCTGGCAGGGCGAGCCCGAAGAGGACGTCCGGCACATTTCCTACCGCGAGCTTTTGGCCGATGTCGTCCGCTTCGCAAACATCCTCAAGAAACTCGGTGTCGGACGCGGCGACCGCGTGGCCCTCTACATGCCCATGGTTCCGGAGCTGGCCGTGGCCATGCTGGCCTGCACGCGCATCGGCGCCACCCATTCCATCGTCTTCGCGGGATTCTCGGCCGCAAGCCTCATGAACCGCATCCAGGACTGCGAGGCCAAGGTGCTGGTCACCGCCGACGCGGTGCTCCGCGCAGGAAAGAAGATTCCGCTCAAGGGCAATGTCGACGACGCCCTGACCGACTGCCCCACCGTGACCAGCTGCGTGGTCCTGAAGCGCGCCGGCATCGACATCAACATGGTCGAGGGCCGGGACCTCTGGTGGCACGACGTCGTGGCCGATCCGAACATCGCCCCGACCTGTCCGTGCGAACCCATGGACTCCGAAGACCTGCTCTTCATTCTCTACACCAGCGGCTCCACGGGCAAGCCCAAGGGCGTCATGCACACCACGGGCGGCTATCTGACCTACGCGGCCCACTCGACGCAGCTGGTCTTCAACCTGCATGACGACGACATTCATTTCTGCACGGCGGACATCGGCTGGATCACCGGGCATACCTACATCGTGTACGGCCCTCTTGCGCTGGGCGTGACCTCTGTCATGTTCGAAGGCGTGCCATCCTATCCCGATCCGTCGCGCTTCTGGCAACTGGTCGAAAAATTCAAGATCACTTCCTTCTACACGGCCCCCACGGCCATCCGGGCGCTCATGCGCGACGGATCCGAATGGACCAAAAAGAACGACCTCTCCTCGCTTCGTGTGCTGGGCAGCGTCGGCGAACCCATCAATCCCGAAGCCTGGATGTGGTACCATGAGAACATCGGCAAATCCAATTTGCCCGTGGTCGATACCTGGTGGCAGACGGAAACGGGCGGCATCCTCATTTCCGCCCTGCCCTTCGCCACGCCGCTCAAGCCAGGCTCCGCCACACGCCCCCTGCCCGGCGTACATGCCCGCATCGTTGACGCCGAAGGCAATCCGACCACTGCCAACGAAGGTGGGCATCTGATCATCGAACGCCCCTGGCCGGGCATGCTGCGCGGCGTGTTCGGAGATCCCGAGCGCTTCAAGCAGCAGTACTTCGACCGCTTTCCCGGCAAATACGAAGCCGGTGACGGCGCGCGCCAGGACGAGGACGGATACTTCTGGATCATGGGCCGCCTTGACGACGTCATCAACGTCTCCGGGCATCGTCTGGGCACGGCCGAGATCGAGTCCGCCCTAGTCTCCCATCCGGCCGTGGCCGAGGCCGCCGTGGTCGGCATGCCCCACGAG is part of the Desulfomicrobium macestii genome and encodes:
- a CDS encoding DMT family transporter, encoding MKSESLSMTAVSPIALLPRLAVLGAVVLWGASFSTMRIALQDLHPMSVMWLRMIIALACILPLYRTVSLSAYRKGDWKLLLAAVVFQPCLYFWLESAALGLTSSAQAGIISASVPLLVAVAAWMILKEPLSTRVVGGLLLSVAGVAVLTLGGEATVSAPSPLLGNSMEFLAMVCAAANMIIIRILGRRYDAWTLTVMQVVTGCLFFSPGIVHLLDVPAGTFDMQLILILVFLGAGVTLGAFSLYNWAITRMPASTASAHINLIPVVAVGCGFAFLGETMNPLQMAAACVVLFSVLMTQKS
- a CDS encoding citrate synthase; amino-acid sequence: MQKKDTATLTIDGKSYELPIVRGTEGEVAVDVSCLRSQAGVITLDQGYANTGSCYSAISFVDGEKGILRYRGYPIEQLARQSSFVETVMLLVFGELPTREERAAFRTMLGDTALLHEDLMHHFEGFPPNGHPMAILSAVINSLGAYNPDLLDIQTEAVFRKAVAKLVSKVRTIAAFSYRKSAGLPIIYPDPSRSYCENFLHMMFSVPYKEHVPTPEAQKALSQFLMVHADHEQNCSCSTVRMVGSSEANLFASVSAGICALWGRLHGGANSAVVHTLENIRDGDLTVKECIEKVKRKEFRLMGFGHRVYKNFDPRAKVLKECATNLLASLHIKDPFLDIAQELEEIALHDDYFVSRKLYPNVDFYSGLILRALNIPVNMFPVMFAIGRLPGWIAHWHEQHLEENTRIHRPRQVYVGPNIRDYIPMKDR
- a CDS encoding bifunctional acetate--CoA ligase family protein/GNAT family N-acetyltransferase; translated protein: MSVKHLDLLFKPNSLAIIGASRDPNSVSAILMRNLMSGKFLGPVLPVSGAQEAIFGVLSYVDVASLPLTPDMAIICSPAHEIPDRLVELADSGTHVAVIMDPGYALLEAKERAQMDEKIRTVLREKDIRVLGPGSLGMIVPASGVNASLSRVGAKEGRIAFVTQSDSLFESVLDWAKTNNVGFSHCISLGRQLDVDFSCVLDYLGSDPATKAILLYVENIQDARRFMSATRASARNKPILVIRPRRLPCDLRDAASELTEMDQDQIYDAAFRRAGMVRVDDIDSLFEGARTLANYKPLRGNGLAIMTNGQSIGLLAADTLTNGGGELASITEETQLKLEEILGHERCSDNPVTLPYNATPDTYARVLSVLVRAADVGCVLILHVPFQGTSSLEIAQAVTQVAKTSRCLVLANWLGEETVRDTKDVFEEAAIPVFDRPGKAIMAYLHMLRYKRTQKILMQTPDSLPADFFPDTEHALKIIKDALEDGRNHLTEDESRQVLAAYGVPVVETKICKSAMQAVEAASEIGFPVALKIRSPQISQPFDIGGIALDLTTPDLVFEAAANMSARVHAQVPNAYIEGFTVQKMGRRPGAHELFISVFTDKIFGPVLRFGHGGVSAPVINDHSVTLPPLNMGLAKELISRTRIYKLLQGSRRQAAADIDDICLALIQISQMVIDLPQIVTLEMNPIFADDLGVLALGARIWIQPTQVSGPERLAIRPYPRELEECVRLKNGEQVLLRPIRPEDAQAHLDFIHKLPEEDLRLRFFGLIQNFVLSDMPKFTQIDYDREMAFIATQNVDGVPRTLGVVRTSTKPDNSSAEFAIIISADMKGTGLGSVLFEKMIRYCKGRGTRYLEGQTMPRNKGMIGLAKRFGLTISHNYEEELVEMRLPLWEWEPGS
- the acs gene encoding acetate--CoA ligase, which encodes MTPDNIQSLQHEQRLFTPPAAKRAHIPDMATYEEHYRRADQDPEGYWADRAKELLSWSKPWDKVMDCDFNIPKINWFVNGKLNVSYNCLDRHVENGLGDKTAIIWQGEPEEDVRHISYRELLADVVRFANILKKLGVGRGDRVALYMPMVPELAVAMLACTRIGATHSIVFAGFSAASLMNRIQDCEAKVLVTADAVLRAGKKIPLKGNVDDALTDCPTVTSCVVLKRAGIDINMVEGRDLWWHDVVADPNIAPTCPCEPMDSEDLLFILYTSGSTGKPKGVMHTTGGYLTYAAHSTQLVFNLHDDDIHFCTADIGWITGHTYIVYGPLALGVTSVMFEGVPSYPDPSRFWQLVEKFKITSFYTAPTAIRALMRDGSEWTKKNDLSSLRVLGSVGEPINPEAWMWYHENIGKSNLPVVDTWWQTETGGILISALPFATPLKPGSATRPLPGVHARIVDAEGNPTTANEGGHLIIERPWPGMLRGVFGDPERFKQQYFDRFPGKYEAGDGARQDEDGYFWIMGRLDDVINVSGHRLGTAEIESALVSHPAVAEAAVVGMPHEIKGQAIYAYVTLRADADESDELIKALRNHVRKEIGPLASPEVIQFTVGLPKTRSGKIMRRVLRKITSGSTALEDFGDTSTLADPSVIQDLIAGRHN